The Variovorax sp. S12S4 genome includes the window GGCACGAGCACCTGGTGCTCGACGAAAAAGCCATCGAGGCGGCGGCCAACAGCCTCGACGAAGGCGCGGTCACGCCGAGCTACGGCCCCTGGCGCGACGATGTCGTGAAGCTGCTGAACGATGCGCTGGCCACCGAACTGGTGTGCGTGCTGCGCTACAAGCGCCACTATTTCACTGCCAGCGGCGTGTCGTCGCCTGCCATCGCAGAAGAATTCCTGGTGCACGCCAACGAAGAGTCGGCCCACGCCGACCGCATTGCGGAACGCATCGTGCAACTGGGAGGCGAGCCCGACTTTGCGCCCACCCACCTGCTCGAAC containing:
- a CDS encoding ferritin-like domain-containing protein encodes the protein MNANSPGTNPARHEHLVLDEKAIEAAANSLDEGAVTPSYGPWRDDVVKLLNDALATELVCVLRYKRHYFTASGVSSPAIAEEFLVHANEESAHADRIAERIVQLGGEPDFAPTHLLERSHAGYDESTDLQAMVRANLVAERIAVETYRQMIALIGDKDPTTRRMLEDILSDEEEHADELKDWLGH